GACCGCCAGGAGGCCGGCTTCTTCCCATTGGCCCAGCAAAACGGCCCCAAGCGCCGCGAACCCCATGAGGGCCTCGATCCCGATGACGCGCTCTTTGCGCAACACCTCCCAGCCCTCCCGGGCCCAGTAGCGGGCGCCAACGAGGATGCCGGCGAGGTACAGGAGCGCAGAAAGCCAGGAAGGGCTCTGCAGGCGTTTGAGCCCCCACGCCACGGCCAGTATCAGCGCTGCGGCGCCCGCGTTGCTCATCGCCGGGTAAGCGTACCAGGGGCCCTCGAACCCCTCGTCGCCGCCTTCACGGGCGTGGCCCACAGCTTGAGCGCCGCGGGCAGCGTGGGTCTCGGGCAGCTGCGCGGTGGGGCTAAAACGCAATTCAGGCATTCCCGGGCGCCTCCGCCAGCGACCGCCGGATACGCTCGCCGGCCAGGCCGTAACAGGCCATTCGGCCGGCCTTACGGTAGGTCACAGCACCTGACTGGCGCAGCAGCCGGAGGTGGTGGCTCGCCGCGCTCGCCGATCTTTCTCTGCCGGTCTTGGTCATCATGTTTGAACGAGTGTGATAATATCACCCATGCCGGTGAGGAGAAACCCGGTCAGGACCGGCAGGGCGAAGCCGTCGTCCTTCGGGGCGACCCGGCCGCTGCCATTGCCCTGGCCGAAGGCTCGTCTGCCTGGATCCGGGTGATCCTCAACCTCGCCGCCGGCCTGGCCCAGCAGCCACGTGAAGAGGAATGGTGGCCGGTCGTGGCGTAGTGAACGGTATACCGAGCGGGGAGCCCGGTCGAGCCGGGCTGAGAGGAGGGCCGTGCCTGCCCTCGACCCGTCGAACCTGACCCGGGTAATGCCGGCGTAGGGACTCGCCGATGCTGACGAGGGGGGCCGCCCGGGCGGGCGGCCTTCGGTCTTTTGAAAGGGGCGATCGGGCGTGAGCCGCAGGCGGTTCGACCCCTCCCTTTACGTGGTGACGGACCGGCCCCTGGCGCGCGGGCGCCCTCTGGAGGCCGTGGTTCGGGCCGCGATAGCGGGCGGGGCGACGGCCGTTCAGCTGCGGGAGAAGGAGGCCAGCACGCGAGCGTTCCTCGAACTGGCGCAGGCCCTGCGGGCGCTGACGCGGGATGCTGGCGTCACGTTCATCGTCAATGACCGGATTGACGTGGCGCTGGCGGTCGACGCAGACGGCGTCCACGTGGGGCAGGACGACATGCCCGCAGCCCTGGCCCGCCGCCTCATCGGGCCCGACCGCATCCTCGGGGTGACGGCGGCAAACGAGGAACAGGCGCGTCGGGCGCAGGACGACGGTGCCGACTACATTGGGTGCAGCGCCGTCTTTGCCACGGCGACCAAGCGCGACGCCGGGATGCCGCTGGGCCTCGAGGGGCTCAGGCGCCTCGCACGGGCCGTTCGCATACCCGTCGTCGCCATCGGGGGCATCAATGCCGCCAACGCGGCCGGCGTGATGGGCTGTGGGGTGGCCGGCATCGCCGTGGTGTCCGCCGTGGTGGCGGCGGAGGACGTGGAGGCGGCGGCGCGGGAGCTTCGCCGGATCGTGGACGGTGAGCGCAGCAGGCCGGCCGGGTAGGCCGGCGGGCCCCGACGGTAAGAGCCCAGAGAGGAGAGGTAGGCCATGGACCCCAGGCAGGAGGTTCGCAGCCGGGCCGCGGAGGCCCTGAGGAAGATCCGTTCGCAGCGTCCGCTGGTTCACCACATCACCAACCTGGTGGTCATGAACGACACCGCCAACGTGACGCTTCACGTGGGCGCCCTTCCGGTGATGGCCCACGCCCGGGAAGAGGTCGCCGACATGGTCGGCATGGCGGGGGCGCTGGTCATCAACATCGGAACGCTTGAGCCCAACTGGGTGGAGGCGATGCGGATCGCCGGGCGGCGCGCCAACGAGCGCGGCATCCCGGTGGTGCTCGACCCGGTAGGAGCCGGGGCCACGCCGTACCGCACCGAAACGGCCCGCAGCCTGCTGCGGGACGTCCGTGCTGCGGTCGTCCGGGGCAACTCCGGGGAGGTCGGGTCCCTTTTCGGGACGGGCGGCGTGGTGAAGGGTGTGGAGAGCGTGGGGGGCGTTGAGGATCCCGGGGCGCTCGCGCAAGGAGCCAGCCGGGCCTGGGGCGCTGTGGTGGCCATCACGGGCAAGCGGGACATCATCTCGGACGGGACGCGAACGCTTGGGGTCGACAACGGCCACCGGTGGCTCATCACCCTCACAGGCACGGGCTGCATGGCGACCACCATGGTGGCGGCGTTTGCCGCCGTGGAGCCGGACTACCTGGTGGCGGCGGCGGCGGGGCTTGCCTGTTTCGGGCTGGCGGCCGAGGTGGCGGCCCGAGAGGCCCGGGGGCCGGGGTCGTTCAAGGTCGCGCTGTTCGACGCCCTGTACAACATGACGCCGGAGGAACTGGAGCGGGGCGCGCAGATCGAGGTTCTGGCCGGCCAGGAAGGACGGCCGTATGGCAGGGCTTAAGGTGTCAGAGGTCGGCGAGTTCGACCTCATCGACAGGCTGGCGAGGCGCCTGAAGCCGCCAAACCCCGACGTGCTGGTGGGGATCGGCGATGACGTGGCGGTGTTGCGGGTCGGGGAGGACCGCTGCATCCTGGCCACATGCGATGTGCAGGTCGCCGGCATCCACTTCCTCCCGGAGAAGGTGGACCCGTACCGCCTGGGGCGGCGGTGTGCGGCGGTCAACCTGAGCGACATAGCGGCCGTAGGAGGGCGGCCCACGCACTTCCTGGTTTCGCTGTTGCTTCCGTCCGACACGGACGTCGCTTTCCTGGAGGCGCTCTACGACGGGCTTTCGGATGAGGCAGGGCGGTACGGCGCCGACGTGGTCGGGGGCAACGTCAGCGGTTCGCGGTGCCTGCAGATCGACCTGACGCTGCTGGGCGAGGCAGCCCCCGAGCACGTGCTGCGGCGAGGCGGTGCCCGGCCCGGGGATCGGGTGCTGGTGACCGGCCGGGTGGGTGCTTCGGCAGCGGGGCTGGCCCTGGTGCTGAACCCGGCGCTGGACGTACCCGAACCTTTCCGGCGAAGCGTGCTGGACGCGCACCTCACGCCGACCCCGAGGCTGCCCGAGTCCCAGGCCATCGTGGCGGCGGGCGGCGCTACGGCCATGATCGACGTGAGCGACGGTCTTGCGCGGGATCTTGCGCACATCTGCGACGCAAGCGGGGTGGGCGTGCGGATCCGGGCGGAGGCCGTTCCCATCGACGAGGCGACGAGGCGGGTCGCGCAGGCGGCGGCTCGGGACCCGCTGGAATGGGGGCTCGGGGGCGGCGAGGACTACG
The Bacillota bacterium genome window above contains:
- the thiE gene encoding thiamine phosphate synthase, producing the protein MSRRRFDPSLYVVTDRPLARGRPLEAVVRAAIAGGATAVQLREKEASTRAFLELAQALRALTRDAGVTFIVNDRIDVALAVDADGVHVGQDDMPAALARRLIGPDRILGVTAANEEQARRAQDDGADYIGCSAVFATATKRDAGMPLGLEGLRRLARAVRIPVVAIGGINAANAAGVMGCGVAGIAVVSAVVAAEDVEAAARELRRIVDGERSRPAG
- the thiL gene encoding thiamine-phosphate kinase; translated protein: MAGLKVSEVGEFDLIDRLARRLKPPNPDVLVGIGDDVAVLRVGEDRCILATCDVQVAGIHFLPEKVDPYRLGRRCAAVNLSDIAAVGGRPTHFLVSLLLPSDTDVAFLEALYDGLSDEAGRYGADVVGGNVSGSRCLQIDLTLLGEAAPEHVLRRGGARPGDRVLVTGRVGASAAGLALVLNPALDVPEPFRRSVLDAHLTPTPRLPESQAIVAAGGATAMIDVSDGLARDLAHICDASGVGVRIRAEAVPIDEATRRVAQAAARDPLEWGLGGGEDYELLFTARPERVEGIVAAVQQATGTPVAVIGEVVRASQGRRLVFADGREAELAPRGWVHF
- the thiM gene encoding hydroxyethylthiazole kinase, which encodes MDPRQEVRSRAAEALRKIRSQRPLVHHITNLVVMNDTANVTLHVGALPVMAHAREEVADMVGMAGALVINIGTLEPNWVEAMRIAGRRANERGIPVVLDPVGAGATPYRTETARSLLRDVRAAVVRGNSGEVGSLFGTGGVVKGVESVGGVEDPGALAQGASRAWGAVVAITGKRDIISDGTRTLGVDNGHRWLITLTGTGCMATTMVAAFAAVEPDYLVAAAAGLACFGLAAEVAAREARGPGSFKVALFDALYNMTPEELERGAQIEVLAGQEGRPYGRA